Proteins encoded within one genomic window of Flavobacterium gilvum:
- a CDS encoding MASE1 domain-containing protein, translating to MKAENSLVHPFSIPRVLRYRPITVLVVAISYILFAKISFLTTIDPGTVSPIFLPAGLALASILIFGRKALIGIGIGSFYSNTFLNLGFTHYNEVLSLSTLSTGFYIALGSIIASSSASIILKRLCKKEQLLDKGLNVLSLLILGPIIFSTITSLIGVANFYLNGSISPEQFWYTYKTWWFGDAIGIILFTPLILSWSLKDAFARKKFNFFELILYGVITILVCFGVFFQYTELKYLILPLLFWSAYRFPVQITTLVIIVISFFAIVTTTQGIGPFNEEHINDSILFLDLFLSTISICSLFLSGIITERKKAEDSIKTSENNLRKNQILLESTLESPKNFSIFSIGLNYEYLSFNSQHSLIMKTMYGADIALGMKLQNCISNKEQLNKSLEIISKAFLGESNTTVNYFDINHSYWEFRTSPIENQNDEIIGATVISTNITKKIKDEEALKKSEEKYRNIFENIQDVIFQTDINGIFIDLSPSVKEFCGYTAEELIGKPMNFLQPDDEKSNIVIKLVNEQSVLDYYERLIKTKSGALKHISLSAKMIFDNEGNKLHINAIARDITQRKENEKEIAFQNQKLQIQNKELEQFAYITSHDLQEPLITLKFFSELLKTEFPKDLNEDIKQYLDFILISSDRMQKLIKGLLDYSRIGNQINQHEIDCNEIVNETISSLSDNIRESNCKIETENLPKLNGYSVELIQLFQHLISNAIKFRKKDIPLIVRIKAKLIENNWHFTVEDNGIGIEEQNQEKAFIIFKRLHNREDYPGIGIGLAICKKIIALHEGNIWIESTLGSGTTVHFTVPKKR from the coding sequence ATGAAAGCAGAAAATTCATTAGTCCACCCATTTTCCATACCTCGCGTGTTAAGATATCGTCCCATCACGGTTCTTGTAGTTGCTATATCATATATTCTATTTGCCAAAATCAGCTTTTTAACAACAATTGACCCCGGCACAGTCAGCCCAATATTCCTACCTGCAGGACTTGCTTTGGCATCAATATTAATTTTTGGAAGAAAAGCTTTAATCGGAATAGGTATTGGGTCCTTTTATTCAAATACATTTCTAAACTTAGGTTTTACACATTACAACGAAGTTCTTTCATTATCTACCCTTTCCACAGGTTTCTACATTGCTTTGGGTTCCATAATAGCTTCTTCGAGCGCCTCAATTATTCTAAAACGTTTATGCAAAAAAGAACAGTTATTAGACAAAGGATTAAACGTATTAAGCTTGCTTATATTGGGACCTATCATTTTTTCTACTATAACTTCATTGATTGGCGTTGCCAATTTCTACCTTAACGGATCTATCTCCCCAGAACAGTTTTGGTACACCTATAAAACATGGTGGTTTGGTGATGCAATCGGAATAATTTTGTTCACGCCTTTGATTTTATCCTGGTCTTTAAAAGATGCTTTCGCCAGGAAAAAATTTAATTTCTTTGAATTGATCCTCTATGGAGTAATAACGATTTTGGTTTGCTTTGGTGTTTTTTTTCAGTACACAGAATTAAAATACCTCATTCTACCACTCCTGTTTTGGTCTGCTTATCGTTTTCCCGTTCAGATCACGACACTTGTCATCATTGTAATTTCATTTTTTGCAATTGTAACTACTACTCAGGGAATTGGTCCGTTTAATGAAGAACATATAAACGATTCGATTTTATTTCTGGATTTATTCCTCAGTACAATAAGCATTTGCAGCCTTTTTTTATCAGGAATCATAACAGAACGTAAAAAAGCCGAAGATTCAATTAAAACCAGTGAAAATAATCTTCGGAAAAATCAAATTTTGCTAGAATCTACTCTGGAAAGTCCAAAAAATTTCAGCATTTTTTCCATAGGTCTAAATTATGAATATCTAAGTTTTAACAGTCAGCACAGTCTTATTATGAAAACTATGTACGGTGCAGATATTGCCTTAGGGATGAAATTACAGAATTGTATCTCTAACAAAGAACAACTGAACAAATCCTTGGAAATAATAAGCAAAGCTTTTTTGGGTGAGAGCAACACAACTGTCAACTATTTTGATATCAACCACTCTTATTGGGAATTCAGAACCAGCCCCATCGAAAATCAAAACGATGAAATCATTGGAGCTACGGTAATTTCAACCAATATCACAAAAAAAATAAAAGATGAAGAGGCTCTGAAAAAAAGCGAAGAAAAATACCGAAACATATTTGAAAATATTCAAGATGTCATTTTTCAAACGGACATTAACGGTATTTTTATAGATTTAAGCCCATCTGTAAAAGAATTTTGCGGATATACCGCCGAAGAATTAATTGGCAAACCGATGAATTTTTTGCAACCGGATGATGAAAAAAGCAACATAGTAATTAAACTTGTGAACGAACAATCAGTTTTGGACTATTACGAAAGACTGATTAAAACAAAATCAGGCGCCTTAAAACACATTTCCCTGAGTGCCAAAATGATTTTTGACAATGAAGGAAACAAACTTCACATAAACGCTATCGCAAGAGATATTACCCAAAGAAAAGAAAATGAAAAAGAAATTGCTTTTCAAAACCAAAAACTACAGATTCAGAACAAAGAACTAGAACAATTTGCCTATATCACATCGCATGATTTACAGGAACCTTTGATTACACTGAAGTTTTTTTCGGAACTTCTCAAAACAGAATTCCCAAAAGATCTTAACGAAGACATCAAACAATATCTCGATTTCATTTTGATATCCTCAGACAGAATGCAAAAATTAATCAAAGGATTATTGGACTACTCCAGAATAGGAAACCAAATTAACCAACATGAAATTGACTGCAATGAGATTGTAAACGAGACTATTTCTTCATTATCCGATAACATCCGCGAATCAAATTGCAAAATTGAAACTGAAAATTTACCAAAACTAAATGGCTATTCTGTAGAATTAATTCAACTTTTTCAGCATTTAATTTCCAATGCAATAAAATTTAGAAAAAAAGACATCCCCTTAATTGTCAGGATTAAAGCAAAGCTAATTGAAAACAATTGGCACTTCACAGTTGAAGACAACGGAATAGGTATTGAAGAACAAAACCAAGAAAAAGCATTTATCATTTTTAAGCGACTCCACAACCGGGAAGACTATCCGGGAATTGGTATCGGACTTGCTATTTGTAAAAAAATAATTGCCCTGCATGAAGGTAACATCTGGATTGAATCTACTTTGGGATCCGGCACAACTGTACATTTTACAGTACCTAAAAAAAGATAA
- a CDS encoding response regulator: MKKLNSVLLIDDDAATNFISKMLIKKAGITDHIETVLNGKQALEYLTNTGDYERLDSIYPKPMLILLDINMPIMDGWEFAEAYSKLNENQKEGTVVVMLSSSLNPDDKERASSLPAISSFQNKPLTTERLTSIIDTFFSEQKE, translated from the coding sequence ATGAAAAAATTAAATTCTGTATTGCTAATTGACGATGATGCAGCGACCAATTTTATTAGCAAAATGCTAATAAAAAAAGCTGGAATTACAGACCATATCGAAACGGTATTGAATGGAAAACAAGCTCTGGAATATTTGACAAATACTGGCGACTATGAAAGACTGGATAGCATTTACCCTAAACCTATGCTTATTTTGTTGGACATAAACATGCCTATAATGGACGGTTGGGAATTTGCCGAAGCCTACTCAAAGCTGAATGAAAATCAAAAAGAAGGAACTGTTGTTGTAATGCTTTCTAGTTCACTAAATCCCGATGACAAGGAAAGAGCTTCAAGTCTTCCTGCAATTTCAAGTTTTCAGAACAAGCCGCTTACAACGGAGAGGCTTACTTCAATTATTGATACCTTTTTTTCAGAACAAAAGGAATAA
- a CDS encoding DUF937 domain-containing protein, protein MTPILLHQLRNVITSPLISIFCKKFEENELHLRKSIDASICTVLVGLEKIMDNSLLYDRILESITFTEFYKSTKFENGKISSINYSFEQEGGIPLNTLFSTKKERISEMISNEVGIKSGTACAILNFAAMLILLHLANEKQKTGISQNDLNSQKKLILNNVPEGIRVLLGYSDFECEDAYADSNTLVKTKPKPHFFYKIFKI, encoded by the coding sequence ATGACCCCCATTCTGCTTCATCAACTTCGAAACGTAATCACTTCGCCCTTAATCTCAATATTTTGCAAAAAATTTGAGGAAAACGAACTTCATTTGAGAAAATCAATCGATGCTAGTATTTGCACCGTTCTTGTTGGTCTCGAAAAAATTATGGACAACTCCTTATTGTATGACAGAATCCTAGAATCGATAACTTTTACTGAATTTTATAAGAGCACAAAATTCGAAAACGGGAAAATTTCTTCGATAAATTACTCTTTTGAACAAGAAGGAGGTATTCCTCTTAACACTCTTTTTTCTACTAAAAAAGAACGAATATCAGAAATGATATCCAATGAAGTAGGCATTAAAAGTGGAACGGCCTGTGCAATCCTAAATTTTGCGGCGATGCTCATTTTATTGCATTTAGCAAATGAAAAACAAAAGACAGGCATCTCTCAAAACGATTTGAATTCGCAGAAAAAATTAATCCTAAACAATGTTCCCGAAGGAATTCGCGTACTTTTGGGCTACTCGGATTTTGAATGTGAAGATGCTTATGCTGATTCTAATACATTGGTAAAAACGAAACCAAAACCTCATTTTTTCTATAAAATCTTTAAAATATGA
- a CDS encoding DUF885 domain-containing protein, translated as MNRITFFIASLAISLTLVNCKSNEEKQDFSLFTKNYFDDKNTLDPLSATQNGQNEYNDQLQFEMTDSFIKKQLEFFDKYETGLKAFDEKQLSEEEKNSFEIIKWEVAVGKKLAEQPANLMPIHQFWGTHITMGQFAGGKSGQPFKTEKDYRNFLKRMDKYCFWIDSALVYMKKGIEKGIVLPKALTIKVIPQFAEMPTANIEDNLFYSSIKLMPAAFSDEVKKDLKDKYTSVINDKLIPRYKKMASFLKNEYLPASRSTSGIGSLPFGKELYLAYVKQCTTTEMTPEEIHQLGLKEVARLNTEMEKVKNQLGFKGTLIDFFEYVRNKPELKPFKKPEEVIANFERIYSVIKPNVDKLFSLQPKTKFEIRRTEAFREKTSSAEYNQGTVDGSRPGIFYVPIPDVKEYNVFGDEDLFLHEAIPGHHFQVSLQQENTALPDFRKFNWFGAYGEGWALYTESLGKELGLYQDPYQYFGMLSNEMHRAVRLVVDTGLHSKGWTREQAIKYSMQNEAESEAGITVEIERYMAIPGQALSYKIGQLKILELRKRAQDKLGSKFDIKKFHEKVLESGAMPLALLEKKIDSWIDEK; from the coding sequence ATGAACAGAATTACATTTTTTATAGCCTCATTGGCTATTTCATTAACATTAGTGAATTGTAAATCTAATGAGGAAAAACAGGATTTTTCTTTGTTTACCAAAAATTATTTTGATGACAAAAACACTTTAGATCCTTTGTCTGCAACACAGAATGGTCAAAATGAATATAATGATCAATTACAGTTTGAAATGACAGATAGCTTTATTAAAAAGCAACTTGAGTTTTTTGATAAATATGAGACTGGACTAAAGGCATTTGATGAAAAACAACTTTCAGAAGAAGAAAAAAATAGCTTTGAAATTATAAAGTGGGAAGTTGCAGTTGGGAAAAAACTGGCGGAACAACCTGCAAATCTCATGCCTATTCATCAGTTTTGGGGTACACATATAACAATGGGGCAATTTGCTGGAGGTAAAAGTGGACAACCTTTTAAAACAGAAAAGGATTATAGAAATTTTTTAAAGAGGATGGATAAATATTGTTTTTGGATTGATTCTGCTTTAGTTTATATGAAGAAAGGAATTGAAAAAGGAATTGTTTTGCCAAAAGCATTAACAATAAAAGTTATTCCGCAATTTGCTGAAATGCCGACCGCAAATATTGAAGACAATTTGTTTTATTCTTCTATAAAGTTGATGCCAGCAGCATTTTCTGATGAAGTAAAAAAAGATTTAAAAGATAAGTATACGTCTGTGATTAATGATAAGCTGATACCTAGATATAAAAAAATGGCTAGTTTTCTTAAAAATGAATACTTGCCAGCATCAAGATCTACAAGCGGAATTGGGAGTTTGCCTTTTGGGAAGGAATTATATTTGGCTTACGTAAAACAGTGTACGACTACGGAGATGACTCCAGAAGAGATTCATCAATTAGGATTAAAAGAGGTAGCCCGTCTAAATACTGAAATGGAAAAAGTAAAAAACCAACTTGGATTTAAAGGGACACTTATTGATTTTTTTGAGTACGTAAGAAACAAACCTGAATTAAAACCATTCAAAAAACCAGAAGAAGTAATTGCCAATTTTGAAAGAATTTATAGTGTTATAAAACCAAATGTCGATAAATTATTTTCATTGCAGCCTAAGACAAAATTTGAGATAAGAAGAACAGAAGCTTTCCGAGAAAAAACATCAAGTGCAGAGTATAATCAAGGAACAGTTGATGGTTCTCGTCCCGGTATTTTTTATGTGCCCATTCCAGATGTAAAGGAATATAATGTGTTTGGGGATGAAGATTTGTTTTTGCATGAAGCCATTCCGGGGCATCATTTTCAAGTTTCATTGCAGCAAGAGAATACTGCTTTACCTGATTTTAGAAAGTTCAATTGGTTTGGTGCTTACGGTGAGGGTTGGGCATTATATACAGAGAGTTTAGGAAAAGAATTAGGTTTATATCAAGATCCTTATCAATATTTTGGGATGTTGAGTAATGAAATGCATAGAGCAGTTCGCTTAGTGGTTGATACAGGATTGCACAGCAAAGGTTGGACAAGAGAGCAAGCTATCAAATATTCTATGCAGAATGAGGCCGAAAGTGAAGCAGGAATTACCGTTGAAATAGAGCGTTATATGGCTATTCCTGGACAAGCCTTATCGTATAAAATAGGGCAACTCAAAATTTTGGAACTTCGAAAAAGAGCACAAGATAAACTCGGATCTAAATTTGATATTAAAAAATTCCATGAAAAAGTATTAGAATCTGGTGCAATGCCATTAGCTTTATTGGAAAAGAAAATTGATTCTTGGATTGATGAAAAGTAG
- a CDS encoding pseudouridine synthase, whose amino-acid sequence MENRGGNNKRSGSRPTGSRPSSNKPKPAMPKRAQGPKKAKPNTKVPDTATNKVEKKPNQAPKRAKEKDEIRLNKYIANSGICSRRDADIYIQSGNVKVNGIPVIEMGYLVKPSDVVNFDGTVITPEKKVYILLNKPKNFTTALDEGQEYRNVLELVKGSTTSKIAPIGRMDKNTTGLLVFTNDTDMIRKFSLPNQKSPKIYQVSLDKNLKFEDLEKIGKGLMLEGHRVHVEEVSYIEGESKNEIGIKIKSSNIKVVRSIFENFNYNVLRVDRVAFAGLTKKNLPRGNWRVLTDQEIINLKNA is encoded by the coding sequence ATGGAGAATAGAGGAGGCAATAATAAAAGAAGCGGTTCTAGACCAACGGGTTCTAGACCTAGTTCTAATAAGCCCAAACCTGCGATGCCAAAAAGGGCACAAGGACCTAAAAAAGCAAAACCAAACACCAAAGTTCCAGATACTGCCACAAATAAAGTGGAGAAAAAACCGAATCAAGCTCCAAAAAGAGCAAAGGAAAAAGATGAAATCCGATTGAATAAATACATCGCAAACTCTGGGATTTGCTCTCGCCGTGATGCTGATATTTACATTCAGTCTGGAAATGTAAAAGTGAATGGTATTCCCGTTATCGAAATGGGTTATTTAGTAAAACCAAGTGATGTCGTTAATTTTGACGGAACAGTTATTACACCTGAAAAGAAAGTGTACATTCTTTTGAACAAGCCTAAGAATTTCACGACTGCTTTGGACGAAGGGCAGGAGTATAGAAACGTATTGGAATTGGTAAAAGGTTCGACAACTTCAAAAATTGCTCCTATCGGAAGAATGGACAAAAATACGACTGGATTGTTGGTATTTACAAATGACACAGATATGATTCGTAAGTTTTCGCTGCCGAATCAAAAATCGCCAAAAATATATCAGGTTTCCTTAGATAAAAATTTAAAATTTGAGGATTTGGAAAAAATAGGCAAAGGTTTAATGTTGGAAGGACACCGAGTTCATGTTGAGGAAGTAAGTTATATTGAGGGTGAATCTAAAAATGAAATCGGAATCAAAATAAAATCGTCCAATATAAAAGTGGTTCGTTCAATATTTGAAAACTTCAATTATAATGTTCTTAGAGTTGATCGCGTTGCATTTGCCGGATTGACTAAGAAAAATTTGCCTAGAGGAAATTGGAGAGTACTCACAGACCAAGAAATTATCAATCTGAAGAACGCATAA
- a CDS encoding geranylgeranylglycerol-phosphate geranylgeranyltransferase, with product MLSRQQKLFVLKIVSLFSVVRGYNIPIIALAQYLSAIFILAPETRALSILLDFHLFIIVLASSLAIASGYIINSFYDSKKDLINKPNKSQLDRLVSQKTKLYVYFGLNFFVALIALFVSLRAVLFFSCYIFLIWFYSHKIKKYPIIGNLMAAFLAVMPFFGILLYYYLKMPLYEIESNSGKLAVILSHGAFLFLLILIREMIKDLENLKGDFVSNYKTIPIIYGEQVSKKIITGLTVLTIIPVYFLINVYDVGYMDIYFYFGFIIMIFFLLYLWKWESKQQYVLLHNVLKFLIVAGVFCIVLINPSVLWHGKKLLLAI from the coding sequence ATGTTAAGCAGACAGCAAAAACTATTTGTGTTAAAGATTGTGAGTCTGTTCTCAGTAGTTCGAGGTTACAATATTCCTATTATAGCTTTAGCTCAATATCTATCGGCAATTTTTATTTTGGCTCCTGAGACAAGAGCCTTGTCAATATTGTTGGATTTTCATCTTTTTATCATTGTTTTGGCATCCAGTTTGGCAATTGCTTCTGGGTACATTATCAATAGTTTTTATGACAGTAAAAAAGATTTGATAAACAAGCCCAACAAGTCGCAGTTGGATCGGTTGGTGAGTCAAAAGACCAAATTATATGTTTATTTTGGGCTTAATTTTTTTGTGGCTTTAATCGCTTTATTTGTTTCTTTGAGAGCTGTTTTATTCTTTTCGTGCTATATTTTCCTTATATGGTTTTATTCCCATAAAATTAAAAAGTATCCGATAATAGGAAACTTGATGGCCGCTTTCCTTGCGGTAATGCCTTTTTTTGGAATTTTATTGTATTATTATTTAAAAATGCCATTGTATGAAATCGAAAGCAACAGTGGTAAACTTGCTGTTATACTTTCTCACGGTGCTTTTTTATTTTTGCTAATCCTGATTCGGGAAATGATTAAGGATCTTGAGAACCTAAAAGGAGATTTTGTTAGCAATTACAAGACCATTCCAATTATTTATGGCGAACAGGTTTCCAAAAAAATCATAACTGGATTGACAGTATTGACAATTATTCCGGTTTATTTTTTAATCAATGTGTATGATGTTGGTTATATGGACATTTACTTTTATTTTGGTTTCATAATCATGATTTTCTTTTTGCTCTATTTGTGGAAATGGGAGTCCAAGCAACAATATGTTTTGTTACACAATGTTTTGAAATTTCTTATTGTTGCCGGAGTATTTTGTATTGTCCTGATTAATCCAAGCGTTTTGTGGCACGGAAAAAAATTATTGTTAGCTATCTAG
- a CDS encoding mevalonate kinase family protein produces MKGPLFYSKILLFGEYGIIRDSKGLSIPYNFYNGALKKDENPSEEAVKSNGHLKRFVAYLEQLQKDNPNLVTFDLEALSNDVQTGMYFDSSIPQGYGVGSSGALVAAIYDKYAQHKITVLENLTREKLLTLKTIFSQMESFFHGKSSGLDPLNSYLSIPILINSKDNIEATGIPTQSFDGKGAVFLLDSGIVGETAPMVNIFMENLKDKGFRAMLKNQFVKYTDACVENFLGGDVKSLFENTKKLSKVVLNNFKPMIPEQFHGIWQQGIESNDYYLKLCGSGGGGYILGFTQDLEKAKESLKDYKLEVVYQF; encoded by the coding sequence ATGAAAGGACCTTTGTTTTACTCAAAAATATTACTCTTTGGAGAATACGGAATTATTCGTGACTCCAAGGGATTATCGATTCCTTATAATTTTTATAATGGTGCATTGAAGAAAGATGAAAATCCTTCGGAAGAAGCCGTGAAATCGAATGGTCATTTGAAACGTTTTGTTGCTTATTTGGAGCAATTGCAAAAGGACAATCCCAATTTGGTAACTTTTGATTTGGAAGCTTTAAGTAATGATGTGCAAACCGGGATGTATTTTGATTCCAGTATTCCGCAAGGATATGGAGTAGGAAGCAGTGGCGCTTTGGTTGCTGCTATTTATGATAAATATGCCCAACATAAAATTACTGTTTTGGAGAATCTGACTCGTGAAAAGTTATTGACTCTTAAAACCATTTTTTCTCAAATGGAGAGTTTTTTCCACGGAAAAAGTTCAGGGCTTGATCCGTTGAACAGTTATTTGAGCATTCCGATTTTGATTAATTCAAAAGATAATATTGAAGCTACGGGAATTCCGACTCAAAGTTTTGACGGAAAAGGAGCGGTGTTCCTATTGGATTCTGGAATTGTTGGTGAAACGGCTCCGATGGTTAATATTTTTATGGAAAACCTCAAAGACAAAGGATTCCGTGCGATGTTAAAGAACCAGTTTGTAAAATATACGGATGCCTGTGTGGAGAATTTTTTGGGTGGAGACGTGAAGTCATTATTTGAAAATACCAAAAAATTATCAAAAGTAGTCCTCAATAATTTCAAACCGATGATTCCGGAGCAATTCCATGGAATTTGGCAGCAAGGAATAGAATCGAATGATTATTATCTGAAACTCTGCGGTTCTGGCGGTGGGGGTTACATATTAGGATTTACACAAGATTTGGAAAAAGCAAAAGAGTCGCTGAAAGATTATAAATTGGAAGTTGTTTATCAATTTTAA
- a CDS encoding type II toxin-antitoxin system RelE/ParE family toxin — translation MREIKISINAQKKTKVLLEYLETKWSERIRIKFAKKLYDSLQIIRVNPEIFPKSETNKKYHKCVVTRQTTLFYTFTSKRIYIVALFDTRQNPKKIKNIQ, via the coding sequence ATGAGAGAAATTAAAATTTCAATTAATGCTCAAAAAAAGACAAAAGTACTTTTAGAATATCTTGAAACAAAATGGTCAGAAAGAATTAGAATTAAATTTGCAAAGAAATTGTATGATTCTTTACAAATAATTAGAGTTAATCCGGAGATTTTTCCTAAGTCAGAAACAAATAAGAAATATCATAAATGTGTTGTTACTAGACAAACGACATTGTTTTATACTTTTACAAGTAAACGAATATATATAGTTGCACTTTTCGACACCCGACAAAACCCCAAAAAAATTAAGAATATACAATAA
- a CDS encoding diphosphomevalonate/mevalonate 3,5-bisphosphate decarboxylase family protein — protein sequence MFEANDFIPSKYSHSIGEGSFSWSAPSNIALVKYWGKKDKQIPANPSVSFTLNNCKTITALAFAKKENNGNFSFDLLFEGKPKEDFKPKIQKFLERVAVYLPFLKDYHFTIDTQNTFPHSSGIASSASGMAALAMNFMSLEKVLNPSMTDDYFYAKASFLARLGSGSACRSVKGQVVVWGNQANIKGSTDLYGVEYPYKIHDVFKNFQDTILLVDKGEKQVSSTVGHDLMHGHPFAERRFAQAHENLDKLIPVFENGNLEEFIQIVESEALTLHAMMMTSLPYFILMKPNTLQIINAIWKFRSETKTPVCFTLDAGANVHVLYPENVKEKVLQFIKKELVGYCQNGQYLCDEVGNGAV from the coding sequence ATGTTTGAAGCCAACGATTTTATCCCATCAAAATACAGCCATTCTATAGGCGAGGGAAGTTTTTCCTGGAGTGCACCCAGTAATATTGCCTTGGTAAAATATTGGGGTAAAAAAGATAAACAGATTCCTGCCAATCCATCCGTTAGTTTTACGTTGAACAATTGTAAAACGATTACGGCTTTGGCTTTTGCCAAAAAAGAAAACAATGGCAATTTTTCTTTTGATTTGTTATTTGAAGGAAAACCCAAGGAAGACTTCAAACCAAAAATCCAAAAATTTCTGGAGCGTGTTGCCGTTTATTTGCCGTTCCTGAAAGATTATCATTTTACGATTGACACCCAAAATACGTTTCCGCACAGTTCTGGAATCGCATCTTCGGCTTCGGGTATGGCGGCTTTGGCGATGAATTTTATGAGTTTGGAAAAAGTCTTAAATCCATCAATGACTGATGATTATTTTTACGCCAAAGCTTCCTTTTTGGCCCGATTGGGTTCGGGAAGTGCATGCCGAAGTGTAAAAGGACAAGTCGTTGTTTGGGGAAATCAGGCAAATATAAAAGGCAGTACCGATTTGTATGGAGTGGAATATCCGTACAAGATTCATGATGTTTTTAAAAACTTTCAGGATACTATTTTACTCGTTGACAAAGGCGAAAAGCAAGTTTCCAGTACTGTTGGTCATGATTTGATGCACGGCCATCCATTTGCCGAAAGGCGATTTGCCCAAGCTCATGAAAATCTGGACAAACTAATTCCTGTTTTTGAAAACGGAAACTTGGAGGAATTCATTCAAATTGTTGAAAGCGAAGCCTTGACTTTGCATGCAATGATGATGACTTCACTACCTTATTTTATTTTGATGAAACCAAACACGTTGCAAATAATTAACGCAATTTGGAAATTTAGAAGCGAAACCAAAACACCTGTTTGCTTTACGTTAGATGCGGGTGCAAATGTGCATGTTTTGTATCCTGAAAATGTTAAAGAAAAAGTGTTACAATTTATTAAGAAAGAATTAGTTGGCTATTGCCAAAATGGTCAGTATCTTTGCGACGAAGTTGGAAATGGTGCGGTATAA
- a CDS encoding TspO/MBR family protein, with product MNKITRILAIVATCLAVGYFTGMITKLALMNWYPLIIKPGFAPTNWIFEPVWNTLYIMMGIAAGLVWNRIDFEKETVKKALQLFAIQLALNALWSYLFFGLKNPMLAGLEIIILWLMIYETYAQFSKINKISGYLFVPYLVWVSFEAVLTGSIWWLNR from the coding sequence ATGAATAAAATTACCAGAATATTGGCCATCGTTGCCACTTGTCTTGCAGTAGGATATTTTACCGGAATGATAACAAAACTAGCACTAATGAATTGGTACCCGCTTATTATCAAACCTGGTTTTGCTCCAACCAATTGGATTTTCGAACCTGTTTGGAATACGCTTTATATTATGATGGGAATTGCCGCTGGTTTGGTTTGGAACAGAATCGATTTTGAAAAAGAAACCGTAAAAAAAGCATTGCAATTATTCGCCATTCAATTGGCTCTAAATGCCTTGTGGTCTTATCTGTTTTTTGGATTAAAAAACCCTATGTTAGCCGGTTTGGAAATAATTATCCTTTGGCTGATGATTTATGAAACCTATGCCCAATTTTCCAAAATCAACAAAATATCGGGATATTTATTTGTCCCTTATTTGGTTTGGGTAAGTTTTGAGGCCGTTTTGACCGGAAGTATTTGGTGGTTGAATAGGTAA
- a CDS encoding carboxypeptidase-like regulatory domain-containing protein: MKVKLLPVFFLLTSQFSISQTEKAVKGKVTCENILLQNVNVINKTSKKSTLTDENGEFVIDVKANDSLVFYAKDYHLKKIKLSLAQIEQNNLEIIIFKKPEELNEVIVTTLPSIKWKEDEKWKQEMRDRVKLDKAANSPKTGVYDGAIVNGMDFVAIGKMIVDLFAKEKEKKKETVPKIEFAVLAKSICDENFYFKTLKLKPEEIDLFLQFCDTDPKSKKLISNHNKLSMMDFLMAKNIEFQKQKRL; this comes from the coding sequence ATGAAGGTAAAATTACTCCCAGTCTTTTTTTTGCTCACCAGTCAGTTTAGTATTTCGCAAACAGAAAAGGCTGTAAAAGGAAAAGTTACATGCGAGAATATTTTGCTGCAAAATGTGAATGTTATCAATAAAACATCCAAAAAGAGTACTCTTACAGACGAAAATGGAGAATTTGTTATTGATGTCAAAGCCAATGACAGTCTTGTTTTTTATGCTAAAGACTATCATTTGAAAAAAATAAAACTCAGTTTGGCTCAAATCGAACAAAACAATCTCGAAATAATCATCTTCAAAAAACCAGAAGAATTAAATGAAGTTATAGTTACCACACTACCTTCTATTAAATGGAAAGAGGATGAAAAATGGAAGCAAGAAATGCGGGATAGAGTAAAATTAGATAAAGCAGCAAATAGTCCAAAAACTGGGGTTTATGATGGAGCCATTGTGAATGGAATGGATTTTGTGGCAATAGGAAAGATGATTGTTGACTTGTTTGCAAAAGAAAAAGAAAAGAAAAAAGAAACTGTTCCGAAAATTGAGTTTGCAGTATTGGCAAAAAGCATTTGCGATGAAAATTTTTATTTTAAAACTTTGAAATTAAAACCTGAAGAAATCGATCTTTTTCTTCAATTTTGTGATACCGATCCCAAATCCAAAAAATTAATTTCCAACCACAACAAACTAAGTATGATGGATTTTTTAATGGCAAAAAACATTGAATTTCAAAAACAAAAAAGGCTATAA